In one Candidatus Eisenbacteria bacterium genomic region, the following are encoded:
- a CDS encoding cytochrome b/b6 domain-containing protein, producing MSEISARAPAARTPPPESVRIARKHHALVRFSHWANVPLLAGLVASGLAIYWAAPVFRHAFDPASGTRDGLATLSVRIARLLHDTGGDPRNWIYDHLSLGTRMLATSLRLHWALAYLFMANGLLYAVGLAAGGGWRALLPRRGDGAEAFAMLRYYLGALPAALRRRPWPHPPVAGKYNALQRAAYLSMPVFGVLVVASGWAMHKPVQLGWLERMFVNYDGARVVHFVSMCVLAVFVVPHVILVAADGFDTFRSMITGWTKRLKEDGHGHA from the coding sequence ATGTCCGAGATTTCGGCCCGGGCTCCGGCCGCACGGACACCGCCGCCCGAGTCCGTGCGCATCGCCCGCAAGCACCACGCCCTCGTCCGCTTCTCCCACTGGGCCAACGTTCCGCTGCTCGCAGGGCTCGTCGCTTCGGGGCTGGCGATCTACTGGGCGGCGCCGGTGTTCCGGCACGCGTTCGACCCGGCGAGCGGGACCCGCGACGGTCTGGCCACGCTCAGCGTCCGGATCGCCCGGCTGCTCCACGACACCGGCGGCGACCCGCGCAACTGGATCTACGACCACCTGAGCCTCGGCACCCGGATGCTCGCGACCTCGCTGCGTCTCCACTGGGCGCTCGCCTACCTGTTCATGGCGAACGGGCTGCTCTACGCGGTCGGCCTCGCCGCCGGCGGCGGCTGGCGCGCGCTGCTGCCGCGCCGCGGCGACGGCGCCGAGGCGTTCGCCATGCTGCGCTACTACCTCGGCGCGCTCCCGGCCGCGCTGCGGCGCCGTCCGTGGCCGCACCCGCCGGTGGCGGGCAAGTACAACGCGCTGCAGCGCGCGGCCTACCTGTCCATGCCGGTCTTCGGAGTGCTGGTCGTTGCCTCGGGCTGGGCGATGCACAAGCCCGTGCAGCTCGGCTGGCTCGAGCGAATGTTCGTGAACTACGACGGCGCCCGCGTGGTGCACTTCGTGTCCATGTGCGTGCTCGCCGTCTTCGTCGTGCCGCACGTGATCCTGGTCGCGGCCGACGGCTTCGACACGTTCCGCTCGATGATCACGGGCTGGACGAAGCGCCTGAAGGAGGACGGTCATGGACACGCCTGA
- a CDS encoding acetyl-CoA carboxylase carboxyltransferase subunit beta, with the protein MSWLKRERTGIKSSPRPERPDLPEGLWTKCDSCGEALFQTVLEENLWTCPNCDHHFRVPGRQYAGYLLDPDSFAERHADLEAADPLEFRDARMRYPDRLAAARKETGEKDAAIAGVATLGGVPVSVALMNFFFMGGSMGSVVGEKVARAIEDGMRERRAVVIVSATGGARMQEGILSLMQMAKTSVLLARLREQRLPFVSVLTDPSTAGVLASYASLGDVIVAEPRALVGFAGARVIRQTIGEDLPKGFQRAEFVLEKGFVDRIIHRKQMRVEVGELLRYFWHSTRGFAPEGGSSPHAYDPNAPRSDS; encoded by the coding sequence ATGTCGTGGCTCAAGCGCGAACGCACCGGCATCAAGAGCAGCCCCAGGCCCGAGCGCCCGGACCTTCCCGAGGGGCTGTGGACCAAGTGCGACAGCTGCGGGGAGGCCCTGTTCCAGACGGTTCTCGAGGAGAACCTCTGGACCTGTCCGAACTGCGACCACCACTTCCGGGTACCCGGCCGCCAGTACGCCGGCTACCTGCTGGACCCGGACAGCTTCGCCGAGCGGCACGCGGACCTCGAGGCGGCGGACCCGCTCGAGTTCCGTGACGCCCGGATGCGTTACCCCGACCGGCTCGCCGCCGCCCGCAAGGAGACCGGCGAGAAGGACGCGGCCATCGCCGGCGTCGCGACCCTCGGCGGTGTCCCGGTGAGCGTCGCGCTCATGAACTTCTTCTTCATGGGCGGCTCGATGGGCTCGGTGGTGGGCGAGAAGGTGGCGCGGGCGATCGAGGACGGCATGCGGGAACGCCGTGCCGTCGTCATCGTGTCGGCCACCGGTGGCGCGCGCATGCAGGAGGGCATCCTGTCGCTCATGCAGATGGCGAAGACGAGCGTGCTGCTCGCCCGCCTGCGCGAACAGCGGCTGCCGTTCGTCTCGGTGCTGACCGATCCGTCCACGGCCGGCGTGCTCGCCTCGTACGCCTCGCTCGGCGACGTCATCGTGGCCGAGCCGCGGGCGCTGGTCGGCTTCGCCGGCGCGCGGGTGATCCGCCAGACCATCGGCGAGGATCTGCCCAAGGGCTTCCAGCGCGCCGAGTTCGTGCTCGAGAAGGGCTTCGTGGACCGCATCATCCACCGCAAGCAGATGCGTGTTGAAGTGGGCGAACTGCTGCGCTACTTCTGGCATTCGACGCGCGGCTTCGCGCCCGAAGGCGGTTCCTCCCCGCACGCGTACGATCCCAACGCCCCCCGGTCGGACTCCTGA
- a CDS encoding bifunctional folylpolyglutamate synthase/dihydrofolate synthase, with amino-acid sequence MSSTLQRQLEALYGLERRRDKLDLEGTRSLLGALGDPQDTFRAVHVAGTNGKGSVCALVEGALRACGLETGLFTSPHLVDFRERIRVSGRWPDEGPLAERLAAIEALPVARDRTFFEVATALGFDWFARHGVRWAVVEVGLGGRLDTTNVLRPQVCAITSIGLDHAEVLGDTHERIAIEKAGILKPGVPAVSGVEHDVAASAVARVAREVGAPLHQARDLVDVTHAQYGGWGTRLTVECEPWGTFRLQTTLRGRHQRANARVALAVLSLLARGGVPISLNALREGFARTRWPGRLEPSPAVRRLWWDGAHNLDGVRELVHAWREDLGFEPPVAIVFACGHDKDARAMLQRLQAFAPQARLVLGRTRSERAFEPARLAAIARGLGIEAETAPGVREALAPWLDHGPDGRGTAPGRVLLCGSLFAVGEAMEAFGGAPGEQQ; translated from the coding sequence GTGAGCTCGACGCTTCAGCGGCAGCTCGAAGCCCTCTACGGCCTCGAGCGCCGTCGCGACAAACTGGACCTCGAAGGCACCCGCAGCCTGCTCGGCGCGCTCGGCGACCCGCAGGACACCTTCCGCGCGGTGCACGTCGCCGGCACGAACGGCAAGGGCTCGGTGTGCGCGCTGGTCGAGGGCGCCCTGCGCGCCTGCGGGCTCGAGACGGGCCTGTTCACCTCGCCGCACCTGGTGGACTTCCGCGAGCGCATCCGGGTGAGCGGCCGCTGGCCGGACGAAGGTCCGCTGGCGGAGCGCCTGGCGGCGATCGAGGCGCTGCCCGTCGCGCGGGACCGGACGTTCTTCGAGGTGGCGACCGCGCTCGGGTTCGACTGGTTCGCCCGCCACGGCGTGCGCTGGGCGGTGGTCGAAGTGGGGCTGGGCGGCCGTCTCGACACCACCAACGTGCTGCGCCCGCAGGTCTGCGCGATCACCAGCATCGGCCTCGACCACGCGGAGGTCCTCGGCGACACGCACGAGCGCATCGCGATCGAGAAGGCGGGGATCCTCAAGCCCGGAGTGCCCGCGGTCTCGGGAGTCGAGCACGACGTCGCCGCGAGCGCCGTCGCGCGCGTCGCCCGCGAGGTCGGCGCGCCGCTGCACCAGGCGCGCGACCTGGTGGACGTGACGCACGCGCAGTACGGCGGCTGGGGCACGCGACTCACGGTCGAGTGCGAACCGTGGGGGACGTTCCGGCTGCAGACCACGCTGCGCGGCCGCCACCAGCGCGCCAACGCGCGCGTCGCGCTCGCGGTGCTCTCGCTGCTGGCCCGGGGCGGCGTTCCGATCTCGCTGAACGCGCTGCGCGAAGGCTTCGCCCGGACGCGCTGGCCGGGCCGGCTCGAGCCCTCGCCCGCGGTGCGACGGCTGTGGTGGGACGGCGCCCATAATCTCGACGGCGTTCGCGAGCTGGTGCACGCCTGGCGCGAGGACCTGGGTTTCGAGCCGCCGGTCGCGATCGTGTTCGCCTGCGGGCACGACAAGGACGCGCGCGCCATGCTCCAGCGCCTGCAGGCGTTCGCGCCACAGGCCCGCCTCGTGCTCGGCCGCACGCGCAGCGAGCGGGCGTTCGAGCCGGCGCGGCTGGCCGCGATCGCCCGCGGCCTCGGGATCGAGGCCGAAACGGCGCCGGGAGTGCGCGAGGCCCTCGCTCCGTGGCTGGACCACGGCCCCGACGGCCGCGGGACCGCGCCGGGCCGCGTGCTGCTGTGCGGTTCGCTGTTCGCGGTCGGCGAGGCGATGGAGGCGTTCGGCGGCGCGCCGGGCGAGCAGCAGTGA